The proteins below are encoded in one region of Thermosulfurimonas marina:
- a CDS encoding DUF488 family protein, whose protein sequence is MAEIIYTVGHSTHRAEEFLRLLKRRRVRTLADIRRWPSSRRFPHFRAEALRDFLTAHGILYRHFPALGGWRKPRPDSPNTGLTSPGFRGYADHMESPEFQEALSELLDLARREPTALMCAEGLPWRCHRWFLSDLLLVRGLRVLHILPDGNLREHRLHPLARRKGDRVVYPAPLNLSK, encoded by the coding sequence ATGGCGGAAATCATCTACACCGTGGGACATTCCACGCATAGGGCCGAAGAGTTCCTGAGGCTCCTTAAGCGCCGCAGGGTCCGGACCCTGGCGGACATTCGGCGCTGGCCCTCCTCGCGCCGCTTCCCGCACTTTCGGGCCGAGGCCCTGCGGGATTTTCTAACGGCCCACGGGATCCTCTATCGGCACTTTCCGGCCCTCGGGGGCTGGCGCAAACCCCGGCCCGACTCTCCCAACACCGGCCTCACCTCCCCGGGCTTTCGGGGCTACGCCGACCACATGGAAAGCCCGGAATTCCAAGAGGCCCTCTCGGAACTCCTGGACCTGGCCCGGAGGGAGCCCACGGCCCTCATGTGCGCCGAGGGCCTTCCCTGGCGTTGCCACCGCTGGTTCCTTTCGGACCTCCTCCTGGTGCGGGGCCTGCGGGTGCTACACATCCTTCCAGACGGAAACTTACGCGAACACCGCCTCCACCCCTTAGCCCGCCGCAAGGGCGATCGGGTGGTTTATCCCGCGCCCCTCAATCTCTCGAAATAG
- a CDS encoding ABC transporter ATP-binding protein, which produces MSAAVRVERLIKDYGKLRALSGISFEIREGELFALLGPNGAGKTTTIRILTGLTRPSGGRAWFFGRDIFADPLYAKRMAGLVPQATNLDLELTVWENLFIHGLLFGLSCREIRRRAEELLRFSGLWERRGDRVRTLSGGMRRRLLIVRALLHEPHILFLDEPTVGLDPHIRRRLWGLIKQIQTRGTTILLTTHYIEEAEFLADRVAFLDRGRIVALDTPGNLIAHLGEVAVDLVTEEGLTTRFFRTREEAEREAVRLSRAGESVTIRRVNLEDAFLHFTGRKV; this is translated from the coding sequence ATGTCCGCGGCGGTGCGGGTGGAAAGGCTTATCAAAGATTACGGAAAGTTGCGGGCCCTTTCCGGGATCTCCTTTGAGATCCGTGAGGGGGAACTTTTCGCCCTCCTCGGCCCGAACGGGGCCGGGAAAACCACCACCATCCGCATTCTCACCGGGCTCACCCGGCCCTCTGGAGGACGGGCCTGGTTTTTCGGTCGGGACATCTTTGCCGATCCCCTTTACGCCAAACGCATGGCCGGACTGGTCCCCCAGGCCACCAACCTGGACCTGGAACTTACAGTCTGGGAAAACCTTTTCATCCACGGACTCCTTTTTGGCCTGAGTTGTAGGGAGATCCGCAGGCGGGCCGAGGAACTCCTGCGCTTTTCCGGTCTCTGGGAAAGGCGCGGGGATCGGGTGCGCACCCTCTCCGGGGGCATGCGCCGCCGGCTGCTTATCGTCCGGGCCCTGCTACATGAGCCCCACATCCTCTTCCTGGACGAGCCTACCGTAGGACTCGACCCTCACATCCGGCGCCGACTCTGGGGACTCATCAAACAGATCCAGACCCGGGGGACCACCATCCTCCTTACCACGCACTACATCGAGGAGGCGGAGTTTCTGGCTGATCGGGTGGCCTTCCTGGATCGGGGACGCATCGTGGCCCTGGATACCCCCGGAAACCTTATAGCCCATCTGGGAGAGGTGGCCGTAGACCTGGTGACCGAGGAGGGGCTTACCACCCGGTTTTTCCGCACCCGGGAGGAGGCCGAGCGCGAGGCCGTGCGCCTTTCCCGCGCCGGGGAGAGCGTGACCATCCGCCGGGTGAACCTGGAAGACGCCTTTCTGCACTTCACCGGGAGGAAGGTATGA